A genomic stretch from Geothermobacter hydrogeniphilus includes:
- a CDS encoding radical SAM protein, which produces MRARKVINGIRVVGGDCRAIVSREIGFYRVRPKIATLFLTYRCDSRCKTCSRWQLPQEQLAEWELDYDGWTIIIDKLAAAGIRVVEVFGGNVLLRKELLLQVLAGLHEKGMSIHLPTNQIGLDDEVAEAMARYVDTVYVSTDGLPEQQNEIRGLDDASRNVVQAITRLTRARENQGSCARPVRLVCNCTVSRFNADVLEELADYALLMGFDEIHYEYAGEFLPEDVARTRLDGVVPDPHYIRREQTILVDQDAAAGVKEAIRTIKKKFRDRPLRVATINIDTRSEESLWSGRIPHRKCYVMRNEVTVDPAGQIVLCPFITNVGLGDLVADAFDTIWDNARHRRLRAQHDRGGMPMCATCILGVERNPGIKQSLKRVYFTRIEPVLNR; this is translated from the coding sequence ATGCGGGCGCGTAAAGTCATCAACGGCATCAGGGTGGTCGGCGGCGATTGCCGGGCGATCGTCAGTCGGGAGATCGGTTTCTACCGGGTCCGGCCGAAGATTGCCACCCTGTTTCTGACCTACCGCTGCGACTCGCGCTGCAAGACCTGCAGCCGCTGGCAGCTGCCTCAGGAACAGCTGGCGGAATGGGAACTCGATTACGACGGCTGGACAATCATCATCGACAAGCTGGCGGCGGCCGGTATCCGGGTGGTCGAGGTATTCGGCGGCAATGTCCTGCTGAGAAAAGAGCTGCTGCTGCAGGTGCTGGCCGGACTGCACGAGAAGGGGATGTCGATTCATCTGCCGACCAACCAGATAGGTCTCGATGACGAGGTGGCCGAGGCGATGGCCCGGTATGTTGACACCGTCTATGTCTCAACCGACGGCCTGCCCGAACAGCAGAATGAGATCCGCGGGCTGGATGACGCCTCGCGAAACGTCGTGCAGGCGATCACCCGCCTGACCCGGGCGCGTGAAAACCAGGGCTCCTGCGCGCGTCCGGTGCGACTGGTCTGCAACTGTACCGTCTCCAGGTTCAACGCCGACGTTCTTGAAGAGCTGGCGGATTACGCGCTGCTGATGGGTTTTGACGAGATCCACTATGAATACGCCGGGGAATTCCTGCCCGAGGATGTCGCGCGGACCCGCCTCGACGGGGTGGTCCCCGATCCGCACTACATCCGGCGTGAGCAGACCATTCTGGTCGATCAGGACGCCGCGGCCGGGGTCAAGGAGGCGATCCGGACCATCAAGAAGAAATTCAGGGACCGGCCGCTGCGCGTGGCGACCATCAATATCGACACCCGTTCCGAGGAGAGCCTGTGGAGCGGGCGGATACCGCACCGGAAATGCTACGTGATGCGCAACGAGGTGACCGTCGACCCGGCGGGGCAGATTGTTCTCTGTCCCTTCATCACCAATGTCGGGCTGGGGGACCTGGTCGCCGACGCGTTCGACACCATCTGGGACAATGCCCGCCACCGTCGGCTGCGCGCTCAGCACGACCGGGGAGGGATGCCGATGTGCGCGACCTGCATCCTCGGCGTGGAACGCAATCCCGGCATCAAGCAATCCCTGAAACGGGTTTATTTTACGCGCATTGAACCGGTGCTGAACAGGTGA
- a CDS encoding DUF362 domain-containing protein — MMKRRLFLRSLLTTCLALAMPWRWSARAGLTRRDEVVKPGARAVSRVLRVHDPAACRWDFGPGDYTTGIDSAAVRRMLAAGLTALTGAADAASAWRALIPQRQGDRIVIKPNLGNIHVGYGEVIMTSPQLLAALVASLLEAGFPAESITVFDLTAPESDVMRQWLGPFGVRTVFMKRSSNLFDKLTARVFPGPAAADRGAPVVMRNPVRDKHGAEVECFMPEILTEADHLINVPVLKGHQYLLQSSALKNHFGTVRFSNRNAYPVVLHGEYLESHIVDLNDNPHIRDKTRLCVVDALLGAACFTLGDNDRRPSPWTSPGLDRVPGSLFFSRDPVALESVIGDLVAAEQRANGFEPLSHRYLHEAAQRGLGVHEHRDGTGGYENIDFRALVMGAV; from the coding sequence ATGATGAAACGACGCCTCTTCCTTCGTTCCCTGCTGACGACCTGCCTGGCGCTGGCCATGCCCTGGCGCTGGTCCGCGCGGGCCGGGTTGACGCGGAGGGATGAGGTCGTGAAACCCGGGGCGCGGGCCGTAAGCCGGGTGCTGCGGGTCCATGATCCGGCGGCGTGTCGTTGGGACTTCGGCCCCGGTGACTACACCACCGGCATCGATTCGGCCGCGGTCAGGCGGATGCTGGCCGCTGGACTGACCGCTTTGACCGGCGCCGCGGATGCCGCGTCTGCCTGGCGGGCGCTGATCCCCCAGCGTCAGGGCGACCGGATCGTGATCAAGCCGAACCTTGGCAATATTCACGTTGGCTACGGGGAGGTGATCATGACCTCGCCGCAACTGCTGGCGGCCCTGGTAGCGAGCCTGCTGGAGGCCGGTTTTCCGGCCGAATCGATCACCGTCTTTGATCTGACGGCGCCGGAAAGTGACGTGATGCGGCAATGGCTCGGGCCCTTCGGTGTGCGCACCGTTTTCATGAAACGGTCGTCAAACCTGTTTGACAAGCTCACCGCCAGGGTGTTCCCGGGGCCCGCCGCGGCCGACAGAGGGGCGCCGGTTGTCATGCGGAACCCGGTTCGCGACAAGCATGGCGCGGAGGTGGAGTGCTTCATGCCCGAAATTCTCACCGAGGCTGACCACCTGATCAACGTGCCGGTGTTGAAGGGACACCAGTATCTGCTGCAGTCGAGCGCGTTGAAGAACCATTTCGGCACCGTGCGCTTCAGCAACCGCAACGCCTACCCGGTGGTGCTGCATGGTGAATATCTTGAATCCCATATCGTCGATCTCAACGACAACCCGCACATTCGCGACAAGACCCGGCTGTGCGTGGTCGACGCCCTGCTCGGGGCCGCCTGTTTCACCCTCGGCGATAACGACCGCCGGCCCTCGCCATGGACATCTCCGGGGCTCGACAGGGTGCCGGGCAGCCTCTTTTTCTCCCGCGACCCGGTCGCCCTGGAATCGGTGATCGGCGACCTGGTGGCGGCGGAACAGCGGGCGAACGGGTTCGAGCCGTTGTCTCACCGCTACCTGCACGAAGCCGCGCAAAGAGGGCTGGGGGTGCATGAGCATCGGGACGGAACGGGTGGCTATGAAAATATAGATTTCAGGGCTCTGGTTATGGGGGCTGTTTGA
- a CDS encoding ABC transporter ATP-binding protein gives MFKVVRKIYSLLDHSERRRFLVLILSMIAVGLIDVAGIASIMPFMAVVSNPEVVSSNHYLHWVYQTFGFSSENHFLIFLGLLVFFMLLFSNAMKAMVLWLDLNFAHFRLYSLSRRLFSSYLSQPYGFFINQNTSILHKNILQEVAKFTHEVLRPCTQIFSRLVAALFIFGLLLVIDPLLALIIFSSMGTVYLSIYFLAQRRLVVIGEERFEANAQRSKIAGEAFGGIKDLKILNREAFFFDQFSEHAHKAESRMVAHGLFSQLPSFFMEVVAFGGILIIVIYYLVVKQNIGQTLPVIALYAFAGYRLMPALQGIFSAASLLRFNLPVLDRLHQDINANPCARPILSRQQVPILPFKERIQLQAVTFSYPGSDCPILKSFDLSIEKNTSIGLVGATGAGKTTVVDLLLGLFSPDQGQLLVDGMPVKAETMAGWQLNIGYVPQSIFLSDDSLANNIAFGVPADQIDMAAVERAGKIANIHDFVIKQLPNGYQTPVGERGVRLSGGQRQRIGIARALYRDPAVLIMDEATSALDGITEEVVTQAIRTLAGKKTIITIAHRLTTLKDCDLIYVLEEGRIVEQGSYEELSGSSNRFRAMSRSAI, from the coding sequence ATGTTCAAAGTTGTCCGAAAAATTTATTCGCTGCTGGATCACAGTGAGCGTCGGCGGTTTCTGGTACTGATACTGTCCATGATCGCGGTCGGGTTGATTGATGTCGCCGGTATTGCCTCGATCATGCCGTTTATGGCGGTAGTTTCCAACCCTGAAGTTGTTTCCAGCAACCATTACCTGCACTGGGTCTATCAGACATTCGGGTTCAGTTCAGAGAACCATTTTCTGATTTTCCTCGGCTTGCTGGTTTTTTTCATGCTTCTGTTCAGCAATGCGATGAAGGCTATGGTGCTGTGGTTGGATCTCAATTTCGCCCATTTCCGCCTTTACAGCCTTTCCCGGCGCCTGTTCAGCAGTTACCTGTCTCAACCCTACGGATTTTTCATCAATCAGAACACTTCGATTCTGCACAAGAATATCCTGCAGGAAGTGGCCAAGTTCACCCATGAAGTGTTGCGGCCGTGTACGCAGATTTTTTCCAGATTGGTCGCAGCCCTGTTCATTTTCGGTTTGCTGCTGGTCATCGATCCATTGCTGGCGCTGATCATCTTTTCCTCGATGGGAACGGTCTACCTGTCGATTTACTTCCTGGCCCAGCGCAGGCTGGTGGTGATTGGTGAAGAACGCTTTGAAGCCAATGCCCAGCGGTCCAAAATTGCCGGGGAGGCTTTTGGCGGCATCAAGGATCTGAAAATTCTGAACCGGGAAGCATTTTTCTTTGACCAGTTCTCAGAACACGCTCATAAGGCTGAGAGCCGCATGGTCGCTCATGGGCTGTTTTCGCAACTGCCGAGTTTCTTCATGGAAGTTGTGGCTTTCGGAGGGATTCTGATTATCGTCATATACTACCTGGTGGTAAAACAGAACATTGGACAAACTCTGCCGGTTATTGCCCTCTACGCTTTTGCCGGTTATCGGCTGATGCCGGCCCTGCAGGGTATTTTTTCGGCGGCCAGTCTGCTTCGTTTCAACCTTCCGGTACTGGATCGACTCCATCAGGACATCAATGCGAACCCATGCGCCCGTCCGATATTGTCACGACAACAGGTTCCAATCCTCCCCTTTAAGGAGAGGATTCAACTACAGGCGGTTACATTTTCTTATCCAGGTTCGGATTGTCCGATTCTTAAATCATTTGATCTGAGTATCGAAAAAAATACCAGTATTGGTTTGGTCGGCGCGACGGGTGCTGGAAAAACCACTGTTGTTGATCTTCTCCTTGGTTTGTTCAGCCCGGACCAGGGACAACTGTTGGTGGACGGGATGCCTGTAAAGGCAGAGACGATGGCTGGATGGCAGCTAAACATCGGTTACGTGCCGCAGTCGATTTTCCTGAGCGACGATTCTCTGGCAAACAACATCGCTTTCGGTGTTCCTGCGGACCAGATCGACATGGCAGCCGTCGAGAGGGCAGGGAAGATCGCGAATATTCATGATTTTGTGATCAAGCAGTTGCCGAACGGTTATCAGACACCGGTAGGGGAACGGGGTGTCAGGCTGAGCGGGGGACAGCGACAACGGATCGGCATTGCCAGAGCTCTTTATCGCGACCCGGCAGTGTTGATCATGGATGAGGCGACCAGCGCCCTGGATGGGATTACTGAAGAAGTGGTGACCCAGGCGATCAGGACTCTTGCCGGGAAGAAAACGATTATCACCATAGCCCACCGTCTGACGACCTTGAAGGATTGCGACCTGATCTATGTCTTGGAAGAGGGGCGAATTGTTGAGCAGGGGAGTTATGAGGAATTGTCGGGTAGCTCAAACAGATTCCGTGCCATGTCAAGATCGGCAATCTGA
- a CDS encoding glycosyltransferase — protein sequence MKIIYLGLNDREKTIRKIENGELPSNQMYGLIELRKMGFAVTQSSTGPTGKFEKIFDKLNKKLGTNIPTLKVVTYIYNNDVIVVNGPISTIITILCKILNKKIIYLDSVLRPQANYLRRMVYRLNIKMANGTILYSEAQKQHCSQLYRVPASCFKLLRFSIDMPFFLRHAGQTKTPETGGEKYVLSVGRDQARDYGTLIKAMDGIGVKLKIVTVPYLLKDVNVDLPFVEVFENLSYDELFGLYEGASLVVIPLKRWGTQYSSGTTSLLEAIALGKRILATKSVPMMEYADSENGVVYVESENMGELRNAIIDCLKDKNINNYNSLNLNREIIELYDMKKFATQFGAYIEEIMES from the coding sequence ATGAAAATTATTTACCTGGGGCTTAATGACAGGGAGAAAACGATAAGAAAAATCGAAAACGGTGAATTGCCGTCCAATCAGATGTACGGACTGATTGAGTTGAGAAAAATGGGATTTGCGGTTACACAATCGAGTACGGGGCCAACTGGAAAGTTTGAGAAAATATTTGATAAACTAAACAAAAAATTAGGGACAAATATACCGACATTAAAAGTTGTTACATATATTTATAATAATGATGTCATTGTCGTCAACGGGCCAATATCTACAATAATTACAATACTGTGCAAGATATTAAATAAGAAGATAATTTACCTTGATTCAGTTCTTAGGCCGCAGGCAAATTATTTGAGAAGAATGGTTTACAGGTTAAATATCAAAATGGCCAATGGAACAATTCTTTATTCTGAAGCGCAGAAACAACATTGTTCACAACTTTACAGGGTTCCTGCTTCGTGTTTCAAACTGCTACGATTTTCAATCGATATGCCCTTTTTTTTACGACATGCAGGGCAGACGAAAACTCCAGAAACAGGTGGTGAAAAATATGTTTTGTCTGTTGGTCGGGACCAGGCGCGTGATTATGGAACTCTGATCAAGGCAATGGACGGGATTGGAGTGAAACTTAAGATTGTCACGGTTCCTTATCTTCTAAAAGACGTAAATGTCGATTTGCCATTTGTTGAGGTTTTTGAAAATTTATCTTATGACGAATTGTTTGGACTTTATGAAGGGGCTTCACTGGTAGTGATTCCTTTAAAACGGTGGGGGACACAATATTCTTCAGGTACTACAAGCCTCCTTGAAGCCATAGCGCTTGGCAAACGCATTCTTGCTACAAAATCAGTACCAATGATGGAGTATGCTGATTCAGAAAATGGCGTTGTATATGTAGAGTCTGAAAATATGGGTGAGCTTAGAAATGCCATTATCGATTGTTTGAAAGATAAAAATATAAATAATTACAATTCATTAAATTTAAATAGAGAAATCATTGAATTGTATGACATGAAAAAATTCGCAACACAGTTTGGTGCATACATCGAAGAAATTATGGAAAGTTAG
- a CDS encoding glycosyltransferase family 4 protein translates to MLIYIFAEHYPNPYKPQFDTEFAYFIRQGHEIRIFVSGQYCSTLHPRVREYGLDKLTSCFPTTLKTLPGFLGAMVRRFFGSPLQYLKRSVAIFDSRHSLKINLLKMARMLMLPLAPPDLCYIHNLATASMVDFLPHIYPASRVFMYFHGGEVGGVNRVAREKELFSRMRVVLTNTDFSRKQAIRRGAPDERTVVAPVCFDMADYPDVAHKKYRESGLLHLISIGRLSEEKGLLHSLEAIRSLVDEGVRNFVYTIVGRGMQEQELKKYVQTHSLGDFVKFAGELDKSQVVDCLRRSDVLVLPSLVTETWAETQAAVVQEAMLMRVLVIATEAGGVPESTAPALRQFSVPVGDSWAIAEKIKQIMALPEVEVCLLGEEARRFAVDRYDINLNGHKYLEYVADCL, encoded by the coding sequence ATGTTGATTTATATTTTTGCAGAACATTATCCAAACCCGTACAAACCGCAGTTTGATACTGAGTTTGCCTATTTTATTCGCCAGGGGCATGAGATCAGAATTTTTGTCAGTGGACAATATTGCAGTACTTTGCATCCACGTGTCAGGGAATACGGATTGGACAAGTTGACATCCTGCTTCCCGACAACTCTAAAGACGTTGCCAGGTTTCCTTGGTGCGATGGTACGGCGATTTTTCGGTTCGCCCCTGCAATATCTGAAACGAAGCGTTGCCATCTTTGACTCCAGGCACTCCCTGAAGATCAATTTGCTCAAGATGGCGAGGATGTTGATGTTGCCGCTTGCCCCCCCGGATCTGTGTTACATCCATAATCTTGCCACTGCGTCGATGGTTGATTTTCTGCCGCATATTTATCCTGCGAGTCGTGTCTTCATGTATTTCCATGGTGGCGAGGTTGGTGGCGTCAACAGGGTGGCCCGGGAGAAAGAACTTTTTTCCCGGATGCGAGTGGTCTTGACAAATACCGATTTCAGTAGAAAACAGGCGATCAGGCGTGGTGCCCCGGATGAAAGAACCGTGGTCGCCCCGGTCTGTTTCGATATGGCAGATTATCCTGATGTTGCTCATAAAAAATATAGAGAATCCGGACTGTTGCATTTGATTTCTATTGGTCGACTCAGTGAAGAAAAAGGATTGCTGCATTCCCTTGAGGCGATTCGGTCTCTGGTTGATGAAGGGGTGCGAAATTTTGTTTACACAATAGTCGGCAGGGGGATGCAGGAACAGGAACTGAAAAAATATGTGCAAACGCATTCCCTGGGCGATTTTGTCAAATTTGCCGGGGAGTTGGACAAGTCACAGGTTGTGGACTGCCTGCGTCGGTCCGATGTCCTGGTTCTGCCGAGTTTGGTAACCGAAACATGGGCGGAAACCCAGGCGGCCGTGGTGCAGGAAGCGATGCTTATGCGGGTTCTTGTTATCGCAACTGAAGCCGGTGGGGTGCCAGAGTCTACGGCACCGGCTTTGCGCCAGTTTTCAGTTCCGGTTGGCGATTCGTGGGCTATTGCTGAAAAGATAAAGCAGATCATGGCTCTGCCGGAAGTTGAAGTCTGCTTGCTGGGTGAGGAGGCTCGTCGTTTCGCTGTCGATCGCTACGATATCAATCTTAACGGGCATAAGTATCTTGAATATGTCGCTGACTGTCTCTGA
- a CDS encoding glycosyltransferase family 4 protein codes for MENNAPGNILIVANYPSDVGYAWWLMENFWVAIGEQFGAAGKHTILMYPQLGMVPDNIRNSGIRVIEGSFMGSGISGLCSLVKTIREHRVKYIYLTDRPYFSFIYMILRLCGVKKIVNHDHMPGERNNIIFYKKMIKKLIHDFGIFSCDFYFAVSEFVKDRLVNIACVPADKCVSIHNGIKIFDNEKTDYANRTFDIPEGSTIIVSTGRAVFYKGIDTLIEVAGELVRHKNREHVYFLYVGDGPDIDTFKSMVVERGLSSRFIFAGYRKDVSRILPSCDIGIQVSHGEAFSLSLIEYLCAGLVTLAPGHCGNGEAIDDGRNGLLFTPGDVAEIVEKIEFVLDHREEARRLAGEARKTAVEKFSLEACNEKFIALLRQQFI; via the coding sequence ATGGAAAACAATGCTCCCGGAAATATTTTGATTGTCGCGAATTACCCGTCGGATGTCGGGTATGCCTGGTGGCTTATGGAGAATTTCTGGGTGGCAATAGGGGAACAGTTTGGGGCTGCAGGGAAACATACAATTCTGATGTATCCGCAGTTAGGTATGGTCCCGGATAATATCCGGAACTCCGGTATTCGTGTCATTGAGGGATCTTTTATGGGCTCAGGTATCTCCGGACTGTGTTCCCTGGTGAAAACCATTAGGGAGCATCGGGTGAAATACATATATCTAACTGATAGGCCTTATTTTTCTTTCATATATATGATTCTAAGATTGTGCGGAGTAAAAAAAATAGTCAATCATGACCATATGCCTGGTGAACGTAATAATATTATTTTCTATAAAAAAATGATTAAAAAACTTATTCATGATTTTGGAATATTCTCATGTGACTTTTATTTTGCTGTGTCAGAATTTGTCAAAGACAGGCTTGTTAACATTGCATGTGTTCCTGCGGATAAATGTGTCTCTATTCACAACGGCATCAAAATTTTCGACAACGAAAAAACCGATTACGCGAATCGGACGTTCGATATTCCGGAAGGTTCAACCATCATTGTTTCAACCGGCAGGGCTGTCTTCTACAAGGGAATCGACACTCTGATCGAAGTCGCCGGGGAACTGGTCCGTCATAAAAACAGGGAGCATGTTTATTTCCTCTATGTCGGTGATGGTCCTGATATCGATACATTCAAGAGCATGGTTGTTGAGAGGGGACTTTCGTCCCGGTTTATCTTTGCCGGTTACCGCAAAGATGTCAGCAGGATCCTCCCCTCCTGTGACATCGGTATCCAGGTGTCGCACGGGGAGGCTTTCTCTCTGTCGCTCATCGAGTACCTGTGTGCCGGACTGGTCACCCTGGCGCCAGGACACTGCGGCAACGGCGAGGCGATAGACGACGGTCGCAACGGCCTGCTCTTCACGCCCGGTGATGTCGCTGAAATCGTCGAAAAAATTGAATTTGTCCTTGATCACCGGGAGGAGGCGCGCCGCCTGGCCGGGGAGGCGCGGAAGACGGCCGTGGAAAAGTTTTCCCTTGAGGCCTGCAATGAAAAATTCATCGCTCTGTTGCGGCAACAGTTCATCTAG
- a CDS encoding polysaccharide deacetylase family protein, with protein MGFKRSVKYHAAALFHETGVLKRLCRAAAANGALVLAYHRVLPSLADEKHYIQPGMYVSVDSFEKHLDCLRTRFNVIPLAELRRRLSDGEDISGCCCLTFDDGWLDNYRYAFAVLEKYQLPATVFLATGFVGSERLFWPDELAFFLAGMTVEELVRKTPELAEPLKRSGHRPQRPVPLDEVIELLKTWPQDDRERFLAVLRRDGGAAYPERLLMSWDEVRSMQASGLVDFGSHTQNHVLLDQASVPEVERELEQSRRDIHDQLGVETDLFAYPNGNYTPAHLSALTRAGYRAAVTTRKGWVSRRDNPYEISRICMHEDVSHTIPLFLSRLHFRGF; from the coding sequence GTGGGATTTAAACGATCGGTCAAATATCATGCTGCCGCCCTGTTCCATGAAACGGGCGTTCTGAAACGCCTTTGTCGGGCGGCTGCCGCGAACGGCGCTCTGGTTCTCGCCTACCACCGGGTTCTTCCGTCGCTGGCGGACGAGAAGCATTACATCCAGCCCGGCATGTATGTCAGCGTGGACAGTTTTGAAAAGCATCTCGACTGTCTGCGTACCCGGTTTAACGTGATCCCCCTTGCCGAGCTGCGGCGACGTCTCTCCGACGGGGAGGATATCTCGGGGTGCTGTTGCCTGACCTTTGATGACGGCTGGCTGGATAATTACCGCTATGCCTTTGCGGTCCTGGAGAAATATCAACTGCCGGCGACGGTTTTTCTGGCGACCGGGTTTGTCGGCAGCGAACGCCTCTTCTGGCCCGACGAGCTTGCCTTTTTTCTCGCCGGGATGACCGTTGAGGAACTGGTGAGAAAAACGCCTGAGCTGGCGGAGCCCTTGAAGAGGAGCGGACACCGTCCCCAACGGCCGGTACCGCTCGATGAGGTGATCGAGTTGCTGAAAACCTGGCCGCAGGACGACAGGGAACGTTTTCTCGCGGTGCTGCGCCGGGATGGCGGGGCGGCTTATCCCGAGCGGCTGTTGATGTCCTGGGACGAAGTCCGGAGCATGCAGGCGAGCGGCCTGGTTGATTTCGGTTCTCATACTCAAAACCATGTGCTGCTCGATCAGGCTTCCGTTCCGGAGGTTGAGCGGGAACTTGAACAGTCCCGTCGTGATATTCATGACCAGCTCGGTGTTGAAACCGATCTGTTTGCCTATCCCAACGGCAATTACACACCGGCTCATCTGTCGGCCCTGACGCGAGCCGGTTACCGGGCCGCGGTGACCACCCGCAAGGGGTGGGTGAGCCGTCGGGACAATCCTTACGAGATCTCACGGATCTGCATGCATGAGGATGTCAGCCATACCATTCCGCTGTTTTTGTCGCGGCTACATTTTCGGGGGTTTTGA
- a CDS encoding ATP-grasp domain-containing protein translates to MKVLITDGSNRSALAAVRSLGRRGHDIFVAGSSPRTLASCSRFCRAAVEVPNPHWRGEDYVDEINTFVKKEGIDVILPMTDQTIQLLSAARSLFPTGVVVACPDHDKVQAVSDKYRLFELARDLDVPIPKTIFLRGADGLHDVIDQIESYPVVVKPAFSRKKEGQSFLAASVSYADSREQLESLYATERALRYPSLIQEKIEGPGTGLFTLFDRDRHLTLFSHQRLREKPPSGGASVVCRSVPLDEEMVEAARRLLSAVGWQGVAMVEFKRDLRDGKAKLMEINGRFWGSLQLAVTCGVDFPGLLVDFLNGKLIDNQGDYRCGVRMKWLFGTLDHLLIRLRNSREQLHLPAAAPSKAGAVMDFLKIWEQDSSFDVFDPRDLGPFRFEAACWLRHAVGRKPKIETVPCLDRNR, encoded by the coding sequence ATGAAAGTGCTGATCACAGATGGAAGCAACCGCTCCGCTCTGGCTGCCGTGCGCTCTCTCGGTCGCCGCGGACACGACATCTTCGTCGCCGGCAGCAGCCCCCGGACCCTGGCCTCCTGCTCCCGATTCTGCCGCGCCGCGGTTGAGGTTCCCAATCCTCACTGGCGGGGAGAAGATTATGTCGACGAGATCAATACGTTTGTCAAAAAAGAGGGGATTGATGTCATTCTGCCGATGACTGACCAGACCATCCAGCTGCTCAGCGCCGCCCGTTCCCTCTTCCCGACGGGGGTCGTTGTCGCCTGTCCCGATCATGACAAGGTCCAGGCGGTTTCCGACAAGTACCGTTTGTTCGAGCTGGCCCGGGATCTTGACGTCCCGATCCCGAAAACGATTTTTCTGCGGGGGGCGGATGGCCTGCACGATGTCATCGATCAGATCGAAAGCTACCCGGTGGTGGTGAAGCCGGCCTTTTCCCGGAAAAAGGAGGGGCAGAGCTTTCTGGCGGCCAGTGTCAGTTATGCCGACAGCCGCGAGCAACTGGAATCTCTCTATGCCACCGAACGGGCGCTGCGCTATCCGTCATTGATCCAGGAGAAAATTGAAGGACCGGGGACCGGCCTGTTCACGCTTTTCGACCGGGACCGGCATCTCACACTTTTTTCCCACCAGCGATTGCGGGAAAAACCGCCGTCGGGGGGAGCAAGTGTCGTCTGCCGAAGTGTCCCCCTCGATGAAGAGATGGTTGAGGCCGCGCGCCGGCTGTTGTCCGCCGTTGGATGGCAGGGTGTGGCGATGGTGGAGTTCAAGCGTGACCTGCGTGATGGCAAAGCGAAGCTGATGGAAATCAACGGTCGTTTCTGGGGGTCGCTGCAGCTGGCGGTGACCTGCGGGGTGGATTTCCCGGGATTACTGGTCGATTTCCTCAACGGAAAGCTCATTGACAATCAGGGTGATTATCGCTGTGGCGTCAGGATGAAATGGCTTTTTGGCACCCTGGATCACCTGTTGATCCGACTTCGAAACAGCCGCGAACAGTTGCACCTGCCGGCTGCCGCGCCGTCGAAGGCGGGGGCGGTCATGGACTTTCTGAAGATCTGGGAACAGGACTCCTCTTTTGATGTTTTCGACCCGCGGGACCTTGGCCCTTTCAGGTTTGAGGCGGCCTGCTGGCTGCGCCATGCCGTGGGAAGAAAGCCGAAAATTGAAACCGTGCCATGCCTGGACAGGAACAGGTGA